A genomic window from Sceloporus undulatus isolate JIND9_A2432 ecotype Alabama chromosome 9, SceUnd_v1.1, whole genome shotgun sequence includes:
- the LOC121915349 gene encoding uncharacterized protein LOC121915349, which yields MFLAKDCILAWAVLQVQFSPHQSLQFQFVKVGDKAWIQFVPVGKPEDEGFLFFWFKKSAYEGIPLFITSCNDNKPADKFICKPGREKVTVEISRAQREDSGLYLYAERGEDFHLGSALVVGDSYTPRTQVMLLQPAAQAPSSWDVRRGQFACLVQDVSNLVEVSWDVPGGLWQKEQTFLVKNTSGSLTFLSLLHMPMEVQSNGGNVTCEVRFNSSGTSVKKSTTFDTLLQVQFSSYQPLQFQFVKVGDKAWIQFVPVGKPEDEGLSFFWYKRSVYEGIPLFITSCNDNKPADKFICKPGREKVTLEISRAQREDSGLYLYAERGEDFHLGSALVVGDSYTPRTQVMILQPAAHAPSSWDVRRGQLACLIQDISNLVEVSWDVPGGLRQKGQTFLVKNISGSLTFLSLLSIPMEVQSNGWNVTCEVKFNSSGTSMKTTLSPSSSEVHEEKCLPYIMSLAGFGGLMFLLLLLSFLWNHFRSSRPRCSSKISEPPCPDVTEEGLCYAQLDLARRTEDRKKRK from the exons ATGTTCTTAGCCAAGGACTGCATCCTGGCTTGGGCAG TGTTACAGGTCCAGTTTTCACCCCATCAGTCTCTGCAGTTCCAGTTTGTGAAAGTTGGGGACAAGGCATGGATCCAGTTTGTCCCTGTGGGAAAACCCGAGGATGAGGGATTCTTATTCTTCTGGTTCAAAAAGAGTGCTTATGAAGGAATACCTCTTTTCATCACGAGTTGCAATGACAACAAGCCTGCAGATAAATTCATTTGCAAACCTGGAAGAGAAAAGGTGACCGTGGAAATCTCCAGGGCCCAAAGGGAAGATTCTGGGCTATATCTGTATGCTGAAAGAGGTGAAGACTTCCATCTGGGATCAGCCCTGGTTGTTGGAG aCAGCTACACTCCAAGGACCCAAGTGATGTTGTTGCAACCGGCTGCACAAGCTCCGTCTTCCTGGGATGTGAGAAGAGGCCAATTTGCTTGCCTGGTCCAAGATGTCTCCAACTTGGTTGAGGTCTCCTGGGATGTTCCTGGAGGTCTCTGGCAAAAGGAACAAACCTTCCTAGTGAAAAACACCAGTGGCTCCTTAACCTTCCTCAGTCTCCTACACATGCCTATGGAGGTCCAAAGTAATGGGGGGAACGTCACCTGCGAAGTCAGGTTCAACTCTTCTGGCACCAGTGTGAAGAAGAGCACCACCTTCGATACCT tgttgcaggtccagttttcaTCTTATCAGCCTCTGCAGTTCCAGTTTGTGAAAGTTGGGGATAAGGCATGGATCCAGTTTGTTCCTGTAGGAAAACCCGAGGATGAGGGATTGTCATTCTTCTGGTACAAAAGGAGTGTATATGAAGGAATACCTCTTTTCATCACAAGTTGCAATGACAACAAGCCTGCAGATAAATTCATTTGCAAACCTGGAAGAGAAAAGGTGACCCTGGAAATCTCCAGGGCCCAAAGGGAAGATTCTGGGCTATATCTGTATGCTGAAAGAGGTGAAGACTTCCATCTGGGATCAGCCCTGGTTGTTGGAG aCAGCTACACTCCAAGGACCCAAGTGATGATTTTACAACCGGCTGCACATGCTCCGTCTTCCTGGGATGTGAGAAGAGGCCAACTTGCTTGCCTGATCCAAGACATCTCCAACTTGGTTGAGGTCTCCTGGGATGTTCCTGGAGGTCTCCGGCAAAAGGGACAAACCTTTCTAGTGAAAAACATCAGTGgctccttgaccttcctcagtctCCTTTCCATCCCCATGGAGGTCCAAAGCAACGGGTGGAACGTCACTTGTGAAGTGAAGTTCAACTCCTCTGGCACCAGCATGAAGACCACCTTATCTCCCT CTTCCTCTGAAGTCCATGAGGAGAAATGTCTTCCTTACATCATGTCCCTGGCTGGCTTCGGAGGGTTGATGTTTCTGCTTCTTCTCCTGAGCTTCCTTTGGAACCATTTCCGTTCTTCCAGACCAA GATGCTCATCCAAGATCTCTGAACCTCCATGCCCAGATGTGACAGAG GAAGGCCTTTGCTATGCCCAACTGGATCTTGCAAGGAGGACTGAGGACAGGAAGAAGCGCAAATAA